One genomic region from Stutzerimonas decontaminans encodes:
- a CDS encoding restriction endonuclease subunit S: MQYGNEPCGIAALADLVSIKTGKLNSNAAVENGAYPFFTCSRETYKVDTYSFDCEAVLLAGNNANGVYPVKYYKGRFDAYQRTYVIRSVDEGVLNNRYLFYALQLELDLLQSLSTGSATKFLTLTILNALKVRVPSLSDQNRIVSILGAYDDLIENNTRRIEILEEMARRLYEEWFVQFRFPGHEGVEFKESELGLIPEGWGVGRLGDVLEKHSNKTSSGDHLSDRAYVPIDCIAKKTLALSEVKSWQEAQSSLVLFEENDILFGAMRPYFHKVAIAPLSGVTRSTCFVLRPRKPNSWAFSALTAFREDVVDHAAAHSKGATIPYAAWEGSLEDFPIVIPPDELLKRYDELASPFLSWIKKQYNRQKNLRAQRDLLLPKLISGEIDVSDIPMPT, encoded by the coding sequence ATGCAATATGGAAATGAACCCTGTGGTATTGCCGCGCTCGCTGACTTGGTCTCTATAAAGACTGGCAAGTTGAACTCCAATGCGGCAGTTGAGAATGGTGCATATCCTTTCTTTACATGCTCTCGCGAAACCTACAAGGTTGACACCTATTCTTTTGATTGCGAAGCAGTTTTATTGGCAGGGAATAATGCCAACGGTGTCTATCCTGTAAAGTATTATAAAGGTAGGTTTGATGCTTATCAGCGGACGTATGTTATTCGCTCTGTAGACGAGGGCGTGCTGAATAATAGGTATCTGTTCTATGCACTGCAGCTTGAGCTTGATTTGTTGCAGTCTCTTTCAACAGGGTCTGCAACTAAGTTCCTTACTCTGACAATACTGAACGCTCTTAAGGTGAGGGTTCCTAGCCTTAGCGACCAGAATCGTATCGTTTCCATTCTCGGTGCCTACGATGACCTCATCGAAAACAACACACGCCGCATCGAGATCCTCGAAGAAATGGCGCGGCGGTTGTACGAGGAGTGGTTCGTTCAGTTCCGCTTTCCGGGTCATGAGGGGGTGGAGTTCAAGGAGAGCGAGCTTGGGCTGATTCCTGAAGGCTGGGGTGTAGGTCGGCTTGGTGATGTGCTGGAAAAGCATAGTAATAAAACGAGTTCTGGTGATCATTTGTCAGATAGAGCGTATGTGCCTATAGACTGTATTGCTAAAAAGACTCTTGCTCTAAGCGAGGTAAAGAGCTGGCAGGAAGCCCAGAGTAGCCTCGTCCTGTTTGAGGAAAATGACATTCTTTTTGGTGCAATGCGCCCCTATTTTCACAAAGTAGCTATTGCTCCCCTGAGTGGTGTAACAAGATCTACATGCTTTGTTCTACGCCCAAGAAAGCCTAATTCCTGGGCATTTAGTGCATTAACCGCGTTTCGCGAAGATGTTGTTGATCATGCTGCTGCTCATAGCAAAGGGGCAACTATTCCGTATGCAGCTTGGGAGGGGTCTTTGGAGGATTTCCCAATAGTTATACCCCCAGATGAGCTCTTAAAAAGATACGATGAACTGGCCTCTCCGTTTCTGAGTTGGATAAAAAAGCAATATAACAGGCAAAAGAATCTCCGAGCCCAGAGAGATCTGCTGCTTCCCAAGCTAATCTCCGGTGAGATCGACGTATCCGACATCCCCATGCCGACCTAA